From a single Nicotiana tomentosiformis chromosome 2, ASM39032v3, whole genome shotgun sequence genomic region:
- the LOC104116192 gene encoding uncharacterized protein produces the protein MASMSKSNTQEEVSPSSSVNWTERILLPTLLAGVAGGGAGLISKHRKVHGLANICATYATNFAIVTACYCGAREFVRVSRTGKPDDLWNSAIGGFGSGAILGRLQGGQLGAVRYSVMFAVVGTTVDYATIRAKPALRSYYDSIVNKRDDWLKLPEWSPIKVLDEEALAAKRAREEELYRSIHNLKKES, from the exons ATGGCTTCCATGAGTAAGAGTAACACACAAGAAGAAGTTTCTCCTTCTTCATCAGTGAATTGGACAGAACGGATTCTTCTTCCTACTCTGTTAGCTG GTGTGGCTGGTGGAGGAGCTGGTTTGATATCGAAGCATCGGAAAGTTCATGGCTTAGCAAACATTTGTGCAACTTATGCGACTAATTTTGCAATTGTTACTGCATGTTACTGCG GTGCTCGTGAGTTTGTAAGAGTAAGTAGAACAGGAAAGCCTGATGATCTGTGGAACTCAGCAATTGGAGGTTTTGGTAGTGGTGCCATACTTGGACGCCTGCAAG GTGGTCAACTTGGTGCTGTGCGTTATTCTGTCATGTTTGCAGTTGTGGGAACAACAGTTGATTATGCTACTATAAGAGCAAAACCAGCGCTGAGAAGCTACTACGACTCTATAGTCAATAAGAGAGATGATTGGTTAAAACTTCCCGAGTGGTCGCCAATCAAAGTGCTTGATGAGGAGGCTCTTGCTGCAAAGCGTGCTCGGGAAGAGGAGCTATACAGAAGTATCCACAATCTGAAGAAGGAATCATAA